A stretch of Komagataella phaffii GS115 chromosome 2, complete sequence DNA encodes these proteins:
- a CDS encoding Fructose-2,6-bisphosphatase, required for glucose metabolism codes for MAVYSVVDNLRVCVVMVGLPARGKSLIAQKLVRYLSWLSINTKCFSVGNYRRKESVHPSADFFDPENEMGFLIRRQATDLAIKDMLEWFDNGDGVVGILDASNITNERRRQVLQIMRENQIEPIFLESYCDDQELIRKNVKDIQETSPDYKSIQEDYAIKDVLERISIYEKSYESIDVERDSDLTFVKLINVNTEIIINKIESYLESRIAFFVMNLHIKPRYIWLSRHGESQYNLEGKIGGDADLSERGWKYAKKLPSLVEKYIPNHEKLTVWTSTLKRTQQTGSYLPYPKKTWKALDELDAGVCDGMTYEEIAEKYPDDFKARDEDKFEYRYRGGESYRDVILRLEPIIMEMENLENVLIITHQAVLRCIYAYFMNVPQQQSPWMSIPLHTLIRLEPRAYETLVTRIKADIPAVSTYKEKGTSKLGESTKNDHSMAGALISSSSSKDV; via the coding sequence ATGGCAGTGTACAGCGTAGTTGACAATTTGAGGGTCTGCGTGGTGATGGTGGGACTTCCTGCTAGAGGAAAGTCCTTGATCGCCCAAAAACTGGTTCGTTATTTAAGCTGGTTAAGCATCAATACAAAGTGTTTTAGCGTGGGCAATTATAGGCGCAAAGAAAGCGTTCATCCAAGTGCAGATTTTTTTGACCCCGAAAATGAAATGGGGTTTTTGATAAGGAGACAGGCAACAGATCTAGCTATCAAGGATATGCTGGAATGGTTTGACAACGGAGACGGCGTTGTAGGTATTCTTGACGCCAGTAACATCACTAACGAAAGGCGTAGGCAGGTCCTTCAAATCATGAGGGAAAACCAGATTGAGCCtattttcttggagagCTATTGCGATGACCAAGAGCTTATTAGGAAGAATGTGAAGGATATCCAAGAGACTTCCCCTGATTACAAGTCTATCCAAGAAGACTATGCGATAAAGGATGTACTAGAGAGAATCAGTATTTACGAAAAGAGTTATGAAAGCATAGATGTGGAACGAGATTCTGACCTGACGTTTGTCAAGCTAATCAATGTCAATACAGAGATAATCATCAACAAGATTGAGAGCTATTTGGAGAGTAGAATAGCTTTTTTCGTGATGAATCTTCATATCAAGCCCAGATATATCTGGCTATCCAGACATGGAGAAAGTCAGTACAATCTTGAAGGGAAGATTGGGGGAGATGCAGATTTGAGTGAAAGAGGTTGGAAGTATGCGAAGAAGTTGCCTTCTCTGGTAGAGAAATACATCCCCAATCACGAGAAGCTGACAGTATGGACATCTACGTTGAAGCGAACTCAGCAGACAGGATCGTATCTTCCATATCCGAAGAAGACATGGAAGGCATTGGATGAACTGGATGCTGGCGTTTGTGATGGTATGACGtatgaagaaattgcagAGAAGTATCCAGATGATTTCAAGGCTAGAGACGAAGACAAGTTTGAATATCGGTACAGGGGAGGTGAATCGTACCGCGATGTGATCCTGAGGTTGGAACCGATTATCATGGAGATGGAGAATCTGGAAAACGTCTTAATCATTACGCATCAAGCAGTTTTGAGGTGTATTTATGCATATTTTATGAACGTTCCTCAACAGCAGTCTCCATGGATGAGCATTCCCCTACACACTTTGATCAGGCTGGAGCCAAGAGCTTATGAGACTTTGGTTACTAGGATCAAGGCTGATATACCTGCTGTGAGTACCTATAAGGAGAAAGGTACTTCCAAGTTGGGAGAGTCCACCAAGAATGACCATTCAATGGCTGGAGCCTTGATTAGCAGTTCATCATCCAAGGATGTTTGA
- a CDS encoding Shuttling pre-60S factor gives MELQVAPRDADILLKDKNILNNEVLEKYTSAGKIAQSCLTYLVKLINEGYHTQVGTVYSINELCALGDSYLINTINGLTETKSVIREKGIAQPVCIEANDVVSGYSPELDETANVYLQPGDIATITLGCHLDGYTANVSHTVVIFPPGQSPTGPLLTGKADAVCAAHIATETITTLLAATTTPEKIPAAFGNKIIGSTIRSVVDSIAQSFNCRVLPGSRVRRVRRFLAGQAEGLVAEKEYKGVVWSESDQEKAFLESVNSSQDLTVVHKLSPLVRNLSTVPTDEFQVLPGEAYIVDIRMASLEGINEVGYVTLQSVDQIVGKNKEKSSITSKPSIFLRDVIMVRHLKLKASRTLLDTIDKKLSVFPFKLAHTASSYPINISNDGTAEPVETQLSNILNEMKRGRLGMSEITNRRLCVTKPIQTARFIPLKVVLEASNATGLDGYDAANPTLPGLETPLPRLGISSLKLKSLLKKSIPIDVARECSTILLPEQQPPIRLTGGSTSRPSYVHSNYELDGPYKQAIYELVKLTEDSKFGLNIQECPPF, from the coding sequence ATGGAGTTACAAGTTGCCCCCAGAGATGCTGATATTCTCTTGAAGGATAAAAACATCTTGAACAATGAGGTGTTGGAAAAATATACTTCAGCCGGAAAGATAGCTCAATCTTGTTTGACTTATCTGGTTAAACTGATCAATGAGGGCTACCACACTCAAGTGGGTACTGTCTATTCCATCAACGAATTGTGTGCCCTTGGTGACAGCTACTTGATAAATACTATAAATGGTCTTACGGAGACAAAGAGTGTTATTAGAGAGAAAGGGATTGCCCAACCTGTGTGCATAGAAGCGAACGATGTTGTCAGTGGATACTCACCAGAGTTGGATGAGACCGCTAATGTTTACTTGCAACCAGGCGATATCGCCACTATAACTCTAGGGTGTCATCTGGATGGGTATACTGCCAATGTTTCCCATACCGTTGTGATTTTCCCTCCAGGACAGAGCCCAACTGGCCCGTTGTTAACTGGAAAGGCCGATGCTGTTTGTGCCGCCCACATTGCCACAGAAACTATTACTACTCTATTAGCAGCAACCACCACACCAGAAAAGATTCCAGCTGCCTTTGGCAACAAGATTATCGGATCCACCATAAGATCGGTAGTGGATAGCATTGCCCAATCATTCAACTGTAGAGTTTTGCCAGGTTCAAGAGTTCGTCGTGTTAGAAGATTCTTGGCTGGACAAGCCGAGGGATTAGttgctgaaaaagaatacaaaGGTGTCGTCTGGTCGGAATCTGATCAGGAAAAGGCTTTTTTAGAAAGTGTCAACTCATCCCAAGATCTCACGGTTGTTCACAAACTGTCTCCTTTGGTGAGAAACCTGTCTACCGTTCCTACAGACGAGTTTCAGGTACTTCCTGGTGAAGCATatattgttgatattaGAATGGCCAGTCTGGAAGGGATCAATGAGGTTGGATATGTCACTCTTCAAAGTGTTGATCAGATCGTTGGTaagaacaaagaaaaatcgTCCATCACTTCCAAGCCTTCAATATTCTTAAGAGATGTGATAATGGTTCGTCATTTGAAGCTAAAAGCTTCAAGAACCCTTCTAGATACCATTGATAAGAAACTATCAGTTTTCCCCTTCAAATTGGCCCACACAGCTTCTTCTTATCCTATAAACATTTCCAACGACGGGACTGCAGAACCAGTTGAGACACAACTATCAAACATCCTCAACGAGATGAAACGCGGTAGATTGGGAATGTCCGAGATCACCAACAGACGTTTATGTGTTACAAAACCTATTCAAACCGCTCGATTCATCCCATTGAAGGTTGTATTGGAAGCTTCTAATGCCACAGGATTGGATGGTTACGACGCAGCCAACCCAACTTTGCCAGGCTTAGAAACACCCCTACCAAGGCTGGGAATTTCCAGCTTGAAACTTAAGtcacttttgaaaaagtctATTCCAATTGACGTTGCCAGAGAATGCTCTACAATCCTTCTACCTGAACAACAACCACCAATCAGGCTGACAGGAGGTAGCACCTCCAGGCCCAGTTACGTCCATTCAAACTACGAATTAGATGGTCCTTACAAACAGGCGATCTACGAACTTGTCAAACTGACCGAAGACTCCAAGTTCGGACTCAATATCCAAGAGTGTCCTCCATTCTAG
- a CDS encoding B-type cyclin involved in cell cycle progression, with protein MSNVQPNENVYSIRHTRSKTQELKRNVLTDVSNNSKVPHHGLHKKDQVGTQHARKEDTEDKMDITIVETASSVANVFPENIQKENILSGPADRNRNTKSSLKRSATITDVPQVTNKKAKVDYSWDDLDADDSDDPLMVSEYVGEIFEYLHRLEKETLPDPNYLQWQKSFKPKMRSILVDWLVEVQLKFRLLPETLYLSINIMDRFLSKEPVQINKLQLLATGCIFISAKYEEVYSPSIKYYAQDSGFSEEEILDAEKFILEILDFNINYPGAMNFLRRISKADDYDVQSRTIGKYLLEITIIDHKFLGVLPSLCAAASMYVARKMLGRYEWNGNLIHYSGGYTEAHLKETCEMLIDYLVSPIIHEEFFKKYASKKFMKVSILARQWAKKVTTEGRSIMDPIL; from the coding sequence ATGTCTAATGTTCAGCCTAACGAAAATGTCTACTCTATACGTCATACGCGGTCTAAGACACAGGaactgaaaagaaacgTCCTGACGGACGTGAGTAACAACTCCAAGGTGCCCCATCACGGGCTCCATAAAAAAGACCAAGTAGGAACACAACATGCTAGAAAAGAGGACACGGAGGATAAAATGGACATCACAATAGTGGAAACTGCTAGTTCAGTAGCAAATGTTTTTCCagaaaatattcaaaaagagaatATCCTCTCGGGACCAGCTGATCGCAATAGAAACACAAAGTCTTCGCTCAAGAGATCTGCTACCATTACGGACGTGCCCCAGGTAACGAACAAAAAAGCCAAGGTAGACTATTCTTGGGACGACCTGGATGCTGATGATTCGGATGATCCTTTGATGGTCAGCGAGTATGTTGGTGAAATCTTCGAGTATTTGCATCGATTAGAGAAGGAGACGTTACCAGACCCCAACTACCTGCAATGGCAAAAATCATTCAAACCCAAAATGAGATCCATTCTGGTAGATTGGCTGGTCGAAGTTCAGTTAAAGTTTCGTCTGTTGCCGGAGACTCTGTATCTCTCAATTAATATCATGGATCGCTTTTTGTCCAAAGAACCCGTTCAAATAAATAAACTTCAATTGCTGGCAACTGGTTGCATTTTCATATCAGCAAAGTACGAGGAGGTCTATTCTCCGTCTATAAAATATTACGCCCAAGATAGTGGGTTTTCCGAGGAAGAGATCTTGGACGCTGAGAAATTCATTTTGGAGATATTGGATTTCAATATAAACTACCCCGGAGCAATGAATTTTCTGAGAAGAATCTCCAAGGCAGATGACTACGACGTTCAGTCAAGGACAATAGGAAAGTATCTGTTGGAAATAACCATTATTGATCACAAGTTTTTAGGTGTACTACCATCCCTGTGCGCAGCAGCTTCGATGTACGTTGCTCGCAAAATGTTAGGGAGATATGAGTGGAACGGTAACCTAATACATTATTCCGGAGGCTATACTGAAGCccatttgaaagaaacttgTGAGATGCTAATTGATTATTTGGTATCTCCCATCATTCATgaagaatttttcaaaaaatatgCATCAAAGAAGTTCATGAAGGTGAGCATTCTTGCAAGGCAATGGGCAAAGAAAGTCACCACAGAAGGAAGAAGCATCATGGATCCAATTTTGTAG
- a CDS encoding Gamma-aminobutyrate (GABA) transaminase (4-aminobutyrate aminotransferase) involved in the 4-aminobu — translation MSKNEQELSQLGSVFDTRAAYFVCNYFASHDNYLVDLDGNEYLDVYAQISSIALGYNHPELIKVAKSDEMAVALVNRPALGCFPSSDYRTILEEGILAAAPPSLDKVWTSLSGSDANETAFKAAFMYHALQKRGKGTPFTEEEMKSCMENLPPGCPDYVILSFEHGFHGRLFGSLSTTRSKAIHKLDIPAFQWPKTPFPRLKYPLEEFEKENSQEEERCLELFSSVIDQWKGRIVAFIVEPIQSEGGDNHASPYFFQRLREISLEKNVLMIVDEVQTGVASTGKFWAHEHWNLTTPPDFVTFSKKFQAAGFYFQNPEFVPNQPFRQFNTWCGDPSKAIIARTIFKQIQKDNLVSKIREVGDYLYEKLETVFKSTPVTNLRGKGRGTFIAWDFDSAQERNEFLLKMKQHGINIGGCGDSSVRLRTTLIFEKKHADILCDAILKVLNV, via the coding sequence ATGAGCAAGAATGAACAGGAATTGTCCCAATTGGGCTCCGTATTCGATACCAGAGCAGCCTACTTTGTGTGCAACTATTTCGCTTCCCATGATAATTATCTAGTCGACCTAGATGGCAATGAGTACTTAGATGTGTATGCCCAAATATCATCGATAGCACTAGGCTACAACCATCCTGAACTGATTAAAGTGGCCAAGTCTGACGAAATGGCCGTCGCCCTGGTCAATAGACCTGCCCTAGGGTGCTTTCCTTCAAGTGACTATAGGACTATTCTGGAAGAGGGTATTTTGGCCGCAGCCCCTCCAAGTTTGGACAAAGTTTGGACATCATTATCAGGTTCTGATGCCAATGAGACAGCTTTCAAGGCTGCATTCATGTACCATGCCCTTCAAAAAAGAGGCAAAGGGACACCTTttacagaagaagaaatgaaatCATGTATGGAAAATCTCCCTCCAGGTTGTCCTGATTATGTCATTCTTTCGTTTGAACACGGTTTTCATGGAAGGTTGTTTGGTTCTTTGTCAACCACCAGATCCAAAGCAATTCATAAACTGGATATTCCTGCCTTCCAATGGCCAAAAACACCATTTCCCCGACTGAAGTATCCacttgaagagtttgaaaaggaaaactCACAAGAGGAAGAGCGATGCTTGGAACTGTTCAGCTCCGTCATTGATCAatggaaaggaagaatcgTCGCATTTATTGTGGAGCCTATACAAAGCGAAGGTGGTGACAACCATGCCAGTCcttatttctttcaacgGTTAAGGGAGATTagtttggagaaaaacGTTTTGATGATTGTTGATGAGGTGCAAACTGGGGTTGCTAGCACTGGAAAATTTTGGGCTCATGAGCATTGGAATTTAACTACTCCTCCTGATTTCGTAACCTTCTCCAAGAAGTTCCAAGCTGCAGGGTTTTACTTTCAAAATCCTGAATTTGTTCCTAACCAACCATTCAGACAGTTCAATACTTGGTGTGGCGACCCTTCGAAGGCTATAATCGCTAGAACTATTTTCAAACAGATTCAGAAAGATAACTTGGTCAGTAAGATTAGAGAAGTTGGTGACTATCTATACGAGAAGCTGGAAACCGTCTTCAAAAGCACTCCAGTGACAAATCTaagaggaaaaggaagaggGACTTTTATTGCTTGGGATTTTGACTCAGCACAGGAACGAAACGagtttttgttgaaaatgaagcaACATGGTATTAATATAGGAGGATGTGGTGACAGCTCTGTCCGATTAAGAACCACTCTAATATTTGAGAAGAAGCATGCTGATATCCTCTGTGATGCAATACTTAAAGTACTAAATGTTTGA